The sequence TTTTTCTTCGTAAGATAAGACCAGAATTGCATAGACAGCTGGAACTGTTCATTGATTTTGATTGCCTTACTTATATCGATTGAACCGTCTGGCTTTTCAGTAGTATAGTTGAGTTCACATAATGCCGCATGGCCAGTTCCTGCGTTATTCCACTCATTTGAACTTTCTTCTCCTGCATTATCAAGCTTTTCAAATACTTTTATATTCCATTCAGGCGCTAATTCTTTTAGAAGTGTCCCTAACGTGGCACTCATGATTCCGGCACCAATCAAGATGACATCTGTTTTAGTTTCTCCGTTACTCATTATACCCATCCTTACACCTTAGAATTTGTAGAAAGGAGCTAAGTCGCGAACGAATCGCACCTCTTTGCTCTTTCGATTATAACATATTATATTACAATTATTTATAGGTAAAGATTTTATCTTTTTAGATACAATTCCATACGATTATGACGGTCATACTCGTACTGTTTTTTATTAAAATCAATATAATTTTATCTATTCCTTCATTATACAGACTTCGCAAGTATTTTACAGGTATCGTGGCATGATTTCCACGAAATGATCCAACCTATTTTAAAGGAGTTGTGTTCATTGATGAAATTGTTTGTAGCCATCGGTCTGCTGTTTGCTAATCCTTTAACGACCATTACCCCGAGCACAGTTGCAATGGATAAGGAAATACCTGCTTATGCAAAATGGTCCAGACTTGCCTTGAAAGAAACAACAAAAAAATACCCCAATGCAAAAATCATCGATTACCTTTATATGGGTACGGTTCCCCAAGACGATAAAATGATTGCGACTTTTCAACTTTGGCTGAAAGAAAATAGCAAGGAGTTCGGTGTTAGAGTTAAGGTGACCTATGACACGGTCTCCCAACAGTATGTCAATGTGGAATTTGAGGAGTTTGCACGTCCTGTATAGGGGTCTCCAATTCAAATGAAAAAGCCGGCACAACTTGTTATCGTCATGCCGGCACCTTTTATTTCACTTTAATAATTCCTCTGAAATCAACTTAAAACCTTCAACCATTGCATCTTCTTCCACTTCAATGAGCAAACACAGTCTTCCGTCAACCGTTACTTGCCGGACGTATCGCAAGTCGGCCGGATTGATGGAGATATCCGCCACTTTCGTGCTAATTTTAATAGATTTAGACGTGAAACTCGGAACGACATCATTTGCATTCATCTCATACGTCTTGTCTTCCAGTATTTTTTGGAATGCCCGCTCCACCTTTTCCGTGCTAACTTCTTTAACGCCGCCCGCTTTGAGCACACGTTCAACTTCTTTCGTATCCAATAAAGGGATTGCGTCCCCATCCTCTTTATTATCTTCTTCAACCATCAACATGTTATGGATTTCATCGTAGACGCCTGCCAATGTGCGGGAATCGATTTCTTCCCCCATTACTTCCTTCACAATTTCTTCGAACACCGTCTTATTGTCTTCGGCCGTCATGATTTCTTCTCCATTCAACACATCTTCAATGAACCGATGATCAGGCTTGTTTGTCTTGCCCGCCGCATACAAAATGTGATTCACATCCGCTGCATTATCCGTGAAACACGGGAACAGGAAACCACCTACCGGGGACGTGGTGTTGACGATAGGATCTAGCGTGATGCTCGATTTGAATTCTTTTTCATTGAAGTCGAATACGAGCGATCGTTTCGGTAAATCTGTCTGGTTCATGCTGCAGAGGATGAACGGGGTTGAATACACTTCGTCACGGATGTCGCTGTCCGTCTCATCTTTGCTGCGCTTCGTCGGCTTGTAATAATTGCCGCGGATGAACGTAATCACAAGATCCTTCTCGTAATGGAAGTCCTGCACCATCTTCAGCGCCATACGTTGCATATTTTCCCGCCAATTGCCGATATCATCGGTCTGAAGCCCATCATACAAAATCTTTTGTGCATGCTCTTCGTTGTCGTCTTCATTATCCGATTGTCTCACGAATTTCACTTCAAACAGTTTCACACCTAACTTGCCACCAAGCACTTTCTTAAAGTTCGTAAAGAACAAATCCTGTTGCTCCTCATCGAGCAAAGCGAAAGGCTGGCTTACTTCATGGAAAATTTCACTACTCTCCGCTTGGATATATACGTTGTAAATCGTGTTAATTTTTAACAAATCAGTTCCCGCTTTAAAGTGCTTGCGAATATCCGCGATGTCCCTTTTATTCATCGATCATTCCAACTCCTTGGTTTGCAAATCCATCTATCTTTCATTATAACAAGGTTTCGCTGGGTATACAGATAACTATTTCCCTTGCTTAACTAAACGAATTATAGGTAAGGGTGCATCAAACCAACTATATAAAAGATTTAGGGAATTGAATGATTTTAGTAAATGAAAAACGCTACGTTCTGTTATGAACAAAGCGGCTTTTCACCATTACTGTCACTAGCCTACTAAACCGGACGATACACTTTACATAGCTACCCAATGCCCCTCCGTTACTTCTACCAGTGTTGTATTTTCAACATTGAACGTTCTTTCCGTTTGCTCTTCTCCGTTGAATTCACGATGTTTGTTTGCTCCTATCCGCGGATCTGGGATAGGAATTGCGGCTAACAGCAACTTCGTATAGGGATGCATTGGATTAGAGTACAACTCTTCGCTTTCCGCCAACTCGACAATCTTTCCTGCATACATGACTGCAACCCGATCACTAATATGCTTTACCATGGATAAATCATGAGCTATGAATAAATAAGTAAGACCCAGTTCGTGTTGTAACTTCTCTAGCAGCTTTACAATTTGCGTTTGAATGGATACATCAAGTGCGGATAATGGTTCATCACAAACGATGAACTTCGGTTCCACAGCCAAGGCTCTTGCAATACCAATTCTTTGACGTTGCCCACCAGAGAATTCATGAGGATAACGCATGGCATGCTCAGGTTCCAGCCCAACCATCGTGAGCAGTTCCTCCACCCTTTTTTTACGCTCTGTTTTGTTTTTACTGATACGGTGGATGTCCAATGCCTGACCGATTATATCAAGCACTTTTAAACGTGGATTCAACGAAGAATACGGGTCTTGGAAAATCATCTGCATATGCCTTCTCATACTCTTCATTTCCTTCTGGGAAAATCGGTTGATGGCCATTCCTTGGTACAGTACTTCTCCACTTGTCGGTTCGTCCAGCCGCAAAATTGCACGGCCGGTTGTCGATTTCCCGGATCCCGATTCACCTACTAGACCTAACGTTTCACCTGGACGAATGTAAAAACTGATATCGTCAACTGCCTTAGTCAGTCCCTTTTTGCCACTGTCAAAGTGCTGTTTAAGCGAATTTACTTGAATGAGAGGAACCGTTTTGTCAATTTCTTCAGGAAGTTGCGATACCTGTTTCTCTTTCTTCTTTTCATCCAGTCTAGGCAATGCATTCAATAACTTCCTAGTGTAGGGATGTTGAGGGCTTTCAAACACTTCTAACGTTGTTCCGCCTTCAACAATCTCCCCTTTCTTCATAACTACGACACGATCACACATTTCTGCTACTACACCTAAATCATGTGTAATTAAAATAATGGATGTGCCAAATCGCTGTTGAATATGTTTCATAAGCGTCAAGATTTGAGCTTGAATGGTTACATCTAACGCAGTTGTCGGCTCATCCGCAATTAGAAGAGCTGGTTTACAAGCCAGCGCCATTGCAATCATGACCCGTTGACGCATGCCTCCTGAGAATTCATGAGGATATTGGTTATAGCGAACTTCACTATCTTTAATGCCAACCATTTTTAGCAGTTCAATTGTTTCTTTCTTCGCTTCTGTCTTTGATACATCCATATGTTTCATAA is a genomic window of Sporosarcina oncorhynchi containing:
- a CDS encoding DUF3889 domain-containing protein, whose amino-acid sequence is MKLFVAIGLLFANPLTTITPSTVAMDKEIPAYAKWSRLALKETTKKYPNAKIIDYLYMGTVPQDDKMIATFQLWLKENSKEFGVRVKVTYDTVSQQYVNVEFEEFARPV
- a CDS encoding DUF4317 domain-containing protein, producing MNKRDIADIRKHFKAGTDLLKINTIYNVYIQAESSEIFHEVSQPFALLDEEQQDLFFTNFKKVLGGKLGVKLFEVKFVRQSDNEDDNEEHAQKILYDGLQTDDIGNWRENMQRMALKMVQDFHYEKDLVITFIRGNYYKPTKRSKDETDSDIRDEVYSTPFILCSMNQTDLPKRSLVFDFNEKEFKSSITLDPIVNTTSPVGGFLFPCFTDNAADVNHILYAAGKTNKPDHRFIEDVLNGEEIMTAEDNKTVFEEIVKEVMGEEIDSRTLAGVYDEIHNMLMVEEDNKEDGDAIPLLDTKEVERVLKAGGVKEVSTEKVERAFQKILEDKTYEMNANDVVPSFTSKSIKISTKVADISINPADLRYVRQVTVDGRLCLLIEVEEDAMVEGFKLISEELLK
- a CDS encoding ABC transporter ATP-binding protein — protein: MEPILRVKDLHVSFTMRDEDFNAVRGVSFEVNQGETLGIVGESGSGKSVTARSIMRLLPSPPSYMKEGVIEFQGENLNEKTEKEMEGIRGKGIGMIFQDPMTSLNPTKVVGKQICESIMKHMDVSKTEAKKETIELLKMVGIKDSEVRYNQYPHEFSGGMRQRVMIAMALACKPALLIADEPTTALDVTIQAQILTLMKHIQQRFGTSIILITHDLGVVAEMCDRVVVMKKGEIVEGGTTLEVFESPQHPYTRKLLNALPRLDEKKKEKQVSQLPEEIDKTVPLIQVNSLKQHFDSGKKGLTKAVDDISFYIRPGETLGLVGESGSGKSTTGRAILRLDEPTSGEVLYQGMAINRFSQKEMKSMRRHMQMIFQDPYSSLNPRLKVLDIIGQALDIHRISKNKTERKKRVEELLTMVGLEPEHAMRYPHEFSGGQRQRIGIARALAVEPKFIVCDEPLSALDVSIQTQIVKLLEKLQHELGLTYLFIAHDLSMVKHISDRVAVMYAGKIVELAESEELYSNPMHPYTKLLLAAIPIPDPRIGANKHREFNGEEQTERTFNVENTTLVEVTEGHWVAM